A single window of Meiothermus sp. DNA harbors:
- the thrC gene encoding threonine synthase, whose translation MIRYYSTRDPNKKPVHFEEALLKGLAPDGGLYVPDQIPRLDPDLWHQANSIAEVGVAVLGEWLKDEISLADLEPIIRDALNFPCPLIRLSDDLLVLELFHGPTLSFKDFGARTMARLMQYFLRKRGERRIILVATSGDTGSAVADGFAGQDNIEVVLLYPKGLVSEVQERQLITLRPGVRSFAVEGTFDDCQRMVKEAFVDPELAHLPLSSANSINIGRLLPQSLYYLWAARQYSSLSSNNAPQAINFCVPSGNLGNLMGGVLAALMGQPVRRFIAAHNANHFFPDFLQNRVEAYQFHPTIATLSNAMDVGSPSNFERLYHLLGRERLRAWVWATTVSDEATLARMQATYEGCGYLACPHTAVGLEAALRYREATGDPTPIVALSTAHPAKFPDAVREALGQEPPQEEALESLLGRPTRVQTIHPTLAALKAHLL comes from the coding sequence ATGATTCGCTATTACAGCACCCGCGACCCAAACAAAAAACCGGTGCATTTTGAGGAGGCCCTGCTCAAAGGGCTGGCCCCAGACGGTGGCCTGTACGTACCCGACCAAATTCCGAGGCTCGACCCAGATTTGTGGCACCAGGCCAACTCCATTGCCGAAGTGGGGGTCGCTGTTTTGGGGGAATGGCTGAAGGACGAAATATCCCTGGCCGACCTCGAGCCCATCATCCGCGATGCCCTGAACTTTCCCTGCCCGCTGATCCGGCTCTCGGACGATTTGTTGGTGCTCGAGCTCTTCCATGGGCCCACCCTGTCCTTCAAAGATTTTGGCGCCCGCACCATGGCCCGCCTGATGCAGTATTTCCTGCGCAAACGGGGCGAGCGTCGCATTATCTTGGTGGCCACCTCGGGCGATACCGGCAGTGCAGTAGCCGACGGCTTTGCCGGACAGGACAACATCGAGGTAGTGCTACTCTACCCCAAGGGTCTGGTGAGCGAGGTACAAGAACGCCAGCTCATCACCCTGCGGCCAGGTGTGCGCAGTTTTGCGGTAGAAGGCACCTTCGACGACTGTCAGCGCATGGTCAAGGAAGCATTTGTAGACCCCGAACTTGCCCACCTGCCCCTGAGCAGCGCCAACTCCATCAACATTGGGCGGCTACTACCGCAGTCGCTGTATTACCTTTGGGCCGCCCGGCAATACAGCAGTCTCTCTTCAAACAATGCCCCACAAGCGATTAACTTCTGCGTTCCCAGCGGAAACCTGGGCAACCTGATGGGGGGCGTCCTGGCCGCCTTGATGGGACAGCCTGTTCGCAGGTTTATTGCGGCCCACAACGCCAACCACTTCTTCCCCGATTTTTTGCAGAACAGGGTTGAAGCCTACCAGTTCCACCCCACCATCGCTACCCTTTCCAACGCTATGGATGTGGGCTCTCCCAGCAACTTTGAGCGGCTCTATCACCTGCTGGGCCGGGAGCGCCTGCGGGCATGGGTCTGGGCCACCACGGTGAGCGACGAGGCCACCCTGGCGCGGATGCAGGCCACCTACGAGGGATGTGGGTATCTGGCCTGCCCCCACACCGCCGTGGGCCTCGAGGCCGCCCTGCGCTACCGGGAAGCTACCGGCGACCCCACCCCCATTGTGGCCCTTTCCACCGCCCATCCGGCCAAGTTTCCCGATGCAGTACGGGAGGCGTTGGGCCAGGAGCCACCCCAGGAGGAAGCCTTAGAAAGCCTCTTGGGCCGCCCTACCCGCGTTCAGACCATCCATCCAACCCTGGCCGCCCTCAAAGCACATCTGTTGTAA
- a CDS encoding homoserine dehydrogenase → METVRIALMGGGTVGSAFAELLPLHRMRFEALGLEVELAKVLVRDPSKSRPGIPSRLLTDNPAGFLDDVDVLVEVAGGTTLAGDVVLQALERGLPVVTANKALLAERWDELRPHAEEGNLYYEASVMAGTPILGALQSLWGNQTLEVHGIVNGTCSYLIRRMEEGATYEEAFQEANKLGYLEADPNLDVGGIDSAHKITVLGRLTVDPGLSWEKVLRRTRGIQHLTPQMLRQARAEGYAIKLVASLYPEQGQWVAAVRPVRLPESHPLVTMGSGRNAMIYKGDPVGPLVFAGAGAGGGVTASAVLGDLYRALLGTPGHLPIPAAVPVPAQAIERLEEV, encoded by the coding sequence ATGGAAACCGTGCGAATCGCCCTGATGGGGGGCGGAACTGTAGGCAGTGCTTTTGCCGAGTTGTTGCCTTTGCATCGGATGCGCTTTGAGGCGCTGGGCCTCGAGGTCGAACTGGCCAAAGTGCTGGTGCGCGACCCGAGCAAGAGCCGGCCCGGTATTCCGAGCCGACTTCTAACCGACAACCCCGCAGGCTTCCTAGACGATGTAGACGTGCTGGTGGAGGTGGCCGGGGGTACTACCCTGGCCGGCGATGTGGTGTTGCAGGCCCTGGAGCGGGGCCTTCCGGTGGTCACCGCCAACAAGGCCCTGCTGGCCGAGCGCTGGGACGAGTTGCGCCCCCACGCCGAGGAGGGCAACCTCTACTACGAGGCCAGTGTAATGGCCGGGACACCCATCCTGGGGGCCCTGCAAAGCCTGTGGGGCAACCAGACCCTGGAAGTGCACGGCATTGTGAACGGTACCTGCAGCTACCTGATTCGGCGTATGGAGGAGGGGGCTACCTACGAAGAAGCCTTCCAGGAGGCAAACAAACTCGGCTACTTGGAAGCTGACCCCAACCTGGACGTGGGCGGCATCGACTCGGCCCACAAAATTACTGTACTGGGGCGGCTTACGGTAGACCCGGGGCTCTCCTGGGAAAAGGTGTTGCGTCGCACTCGAGGCATCCAGCACCTCACCCCCCAAATGCTCCGGCAAGCCCGCGCGGAAGGCTACGCCATCAAGTTGGTGGCCAGCCTCTACCCTGAACAGGGCCAGTGGGTGGCGGCGGTGCGCCCGGTGCGCCTGCCCGAATCGCACCCGCTGGTCACCATGGGCAGCGGACGCAATGCCATGATCTACAAGGGTGACCCCGTGGGGCCGTTGGTGTTCGCCGGGGCCGGGGCCGGGGGAGGCGTCACCGCCAGCGCCGTCCTAGGCGACCTATACCGGGCTCTGCTGGGCACACCAGGACACCTGCCCATTCCTGCAGCAGTGCCGGTGCCCGCGCAGGCAATAGAGCGGCTCGAGGAGGTTTGA
- the lon gene encoding endopeptidase La, which produces MRLELPVIPLRNTVILPHTTTPVDVGRAKSKRAVEEAMGADRLIFLVAQRDPEVDDPTQEDLYDWGVQAVVKQAMRLPDGTLQVMVEARARAQIKDYVAGPYLRARGEVFVEAFAADEAVVRVLVEELKDAFDKYVASHKSLRLDRYQLEAVKGTTDPATLADTIAYHATWTVAEKQEILELTDLEARLKKVLELLSRDLERFELDKRVAQRVKDQMDTNQREYYLREQMKAIQKELGGEDGLSDLEALRKKIEELGMPEAVKTKALKELDRLERMQQGSPEATVARTYLDWLTDVPWTQADPEVLDIAHTRRILDEDHFGLKDVKERILEYLAVCQMTAHLEVRNKAPILVLVGPPGVGKTSLGRSIARSMNRKFHRISLGGVRDEAEIRGHRRTYIGAMPGKLIHAMKQVGVVNPVILLDEIDKMSSDWRGDPASAMLEVLDPEQNNTFTDHYLDVPYDLSKVFFITTANTLQTIPRPLLDRMEVIEIPGYTSMEKQAIARQYLWPKQVKESGMEGKIEITDAAILRVIAEYTREAGVRGLERELGKIARKAAKFWLERAWEGLRTVDAPDVPTYLGIPRFRPDKAETEPQVGTAQGLAWTPVGGTLLTIEVAAVPGSGKLSLTGQLGEVMKESAQAALTYLRAHTQEYGLPEDFYNKVDLHVHVPDGATPKDGPSAGITMTTAIASALSRRPVRMDIAMTGEVSLRGKVMPIGGVKEKLLAAHQAGIHKIVLPKDNEPQLEDIPKEVLEGLDIKLVEDVGQVLQYLLLPEPVMPPVVQPGDNRQQPGAGA; this is translated from the coding sequence GAAGATCTGTACGACTGGGGGGTGCAGGCTGTGGTGAAGCAGGCCATGCGCCTACCCGATGGCACGTTGCAGGTGATGGTTGAGGCCCGCGCCAGGGCCCAGATCAAGGACTATGTGGCAGGCCCCTACCTACGGGCTCGGGGCGAGGTGTTCGTCGAAGCCTTTGCTGCTGACGAAGCCGTAGTCCGCGTACTGGTGGAAGAACTCAAAGATGCCTTTGACAAGTATGTGGCTAGCCACAAGTCGCTACGCCTGGATCGCTACCAGCTCGAGGCCGTAAAGGGCACCACCGACCCGGCCACCCTAGCCGATACCATTGCCTATCACGCTACTTGGACGGTGGCCGAAAAACAGGAGATCCTCGAGCTCACCGACCTCGAGGCCCGGCTCAAAAAAGTGTTGGAGCTCTTGAGCCGCGACCTCGAGCGCTTCGAGCTAGACAAGCGGGTAGCCCAGCGGGTCAAAGACCAGATGGACACCAACCAGCGCGAGTACTACCTGCGCGAACAGATGAAGGCCATCCAGAAGGAGCTTGGCGGCGAAGACGGCCTGAGCGATCTGGAAGCGCTGCGCAAGAAGATTGAAGAACTCGGCATGCCCGAGGCAGTCAAAACCAAGGCCCTCAAAGAGCTCGATCGCCTCGAGCGCATGCAACAGGGCAGCCCCGAGGCCACCGTAGCCCGCACCTACCTGGACTGGCTGACCGACGTACCTTGGACCCAAGCCGACCCCGAGGTGCTGGACATTGCCCATACCCGCCGGATTCTGGACGAAGACCATTTTGGCCTAAAGGACGTAAAGGAGCGCATCCTGGAGTACCTGGCGGTGTGCCAGATGACGGCGCACCTCGAGGTGCGCAACAAAGCCCCCATTCTGGTGTTAGTAGGGCCGCCGGGGGTGGGCAAAACCTCGCTGGGCCGCAGTATCGCCCGGAGCATGAACCGCAAGTTCCACCGCATTAGCCTGGGTGGGGTGCGCGACGAAGCCGAAATTCGGGGCCACCGCCGCACCTACATCGGGGCCATGCCGGGCAAGCTAATCCACGCCATGAAGCAGGTGGGGGTGGTCAACCCGGTCATCCTGCTGGACGAAATTGACAAGATGAGCTCGGACTGGCGCGGCGACCCGGCCAGCGCCATGCTGGAGGTGCTCGACCCCGAGCAAAACAACACCTTTACCGACCATTACCTGGACGTCCCCTACGACCTGTCCAAGGTTTTCTTCATCACCACCGCCAACACCCTGCAAACCATTCCCCGCCCCCTCCTAGACCGCATGGAGGTCATCGAGATTCCGGGCTACACCAGCATGGAGAAGCAGGCCATTGCCCGGCAGTACCTCTGGCCCAAACAGGTCAAGGAATCGGGCATGGAGGGCAAGATCGAGATTACCGACGCGGCCATCCTACGGGTAATTGCCGAGTACACCCGCGAGGCCGGGGTGCGGGGCCTCGAGCGCGAGTTGGGCAAGATTGCCCGCAAAGCTGCCAAGTTCTGGCTCGAGAGGGCCTGGGAGGGCCTCCGCACGGTAGACGCGCCCGACGTACCGACCTACTTGGGTATCCCTCGCTTCCGTCCCGACAAAGCCGAGACCGAACCCCAGGTAGGCACCGCGCAGGGCCTGGCCTGGACGCCCGTGGGCGGCACCCTGCTCACCATCGAGGTCGCCGCAGTTCCCGGCAGTGGCAAACTCTCGCTCACCGGCCAGCTCGGTGAGGTCATGAAGGAGTCGGCCCAGGCTGCGCTGACCTACCTCCGGGCCCACACCCAGGAGTATGGCCTGCCTGAGGACTTCTACAACAAGGTGGATTTGCACGTGCACGTCCCCGATGGGGCTACCCCCAAGGATGGCCCTAGCGCCGGCATCACCATGACCACCGCCATCGCCAGCGCCCTTAGCCGCCGCCCCGTTCGCATGGATATTGCCATGACCGGCGAGGTCAGCCTGCGCGGCAAGGTGATGCCCATCGGCGGGGTCAAGGAGAAGCTGTTGGCAGCCCACCAGGCGGGCATCCACAAAATCGTGCTGCCCAAGGACAACGAGCCGCAGCTCGAGGATATACCCAAAGAGGTGCTGGAAGGGCTGGACATCAAACTAGTAGAAGATGTCGGCCAGGTTTTGCAGTACCTGTTGCTACCCGAGCCCGTCATGCCCCCGGTGGTACAGCCCGGCGACAACCGCCAGCAACCCGGCGCCGGCGCCTAA